A single Thermoanaerobacterium sp. RBIITD DNA region contains:
- a CDS encoding glycosyltransferase, whose product MIKCIKFFGLSGKKYIIKKSGLFDEIYYLKSYPDVRQADIDPIKHYILFGEKERRNPSPYFQTAFYLDKYPDVAQSGVNPLLHYILFGAKEGRWPNPEFDSGYYLLANPDVKDAGLNPLVHYIKYGQYEGRKTKVNNGERLLAIQNDPAKLIKLLRLINKTNVKKSIDYIRTYGLKAFFDKMRLKLNTVNSDLKIYEENYKNISDVIDLLLPEPFIPQVSISRPIDILIPVYNGREFLDSLLKSIVKNTFVPYRLLIANDKSTDPSISKYLADFENNNPNIDITIIENEENLGFVKTVNKLAKLTKNHFVIINTDTEVPPHWLERMIYPIIIKNNIASVTPFTNAGTICSFPNFLVDNPIFEGMDVATLDSYFQYVDFEKNYVEIPTAVGFCMAVNRKVYEKIGLFDEIFGRGFYEENDWSMRARKNGYKHVIATNLFVYHKHGGSFLSEEKKKLNERNSKIMREKHPEYFKLVEEFVRKDPLKDLRENLSKLIRESEYNKAGKPTVFYIGHLSAKSGVGEAARGYIKSLELLGFQIKKFDLSEKDWFNRLIKEYITYYPSYVFVHMTANEFLHFLEYSYYRRNFFARIKKISNVIGVWAWESNEPTNDFVNASPYFDEIFSISSYMKEALQKLNINTSVVPHVVELQSIKSEEIAVLKDIRKNYNFIVGYMCDLNSWSYRKNPIGVIEAFIKAFNNNENVALILKISGWDKHTTDMLEINNKIKNSKNIYIVKEYWTDGQKNFFYENIDVYLALFRAEGFGLTVAEAMLHGVPVVCTKYSGVLDFTDEKSVFYVNYQLSPIPQDWGPYKKGWLWANPDVEEASQLLAYIYKNTNIAKVKAKEGQEKIRKMLSKHNIASIIYATLSKYKYKLFKID is encoded by the coding sequence ATGATTAAATGTATTAAATTTTTTGGTTTATCAGGTAAAAAATATATTATAAAAAAGAGCGGACTTTTTGACGAAATATATTATTTAAAATCGTATCCAGATGTAAGACAAGCTGACATAGACCCAATTAAACATTATATATTATTTGGTGAAAAGGAAAGAAGAAATCCTAGTCCATATTTTCAGACGGCGTTTTATTTAGATAAATATCCCGATGTGGCTCAAAGCGGTGTAAATCCACTTTTGCATTATATTTTATTTGGTGCAAAAGAAGGAAGATGGCCAAATCCTGAGTTTGACTCAGGATACTACTTGTTAGCAAATCCAGATGTTAAAGATGCAGGATTAAATCCTCTTGTACACTATATAAAATATGGTCAATATGAAGGTAGAAAAACGAAGGTAAACAATGGAGAGAGATTATTAGCAATTCAAAATGACCCTGCAAAACTCATAAAACTATTGAGATTAATTAATAAAACGAACGTCAAAAAGAGCATCGATTACATAAGAACGTATGGATTAAAAGCGTTTTTTGATAAGATGAGATTGAAGTTAAATACTGTAAATTCAGATTTAAAGATATACGAAGAAAATTACAAGAACATATCGGATGTTATAGATTTATTATTACCAGAACCTTTCATACCACAAGTAAGTATTTCAAGGCCAATAGATATATTGATTCCTGTATATAATGGAAGAGAATTTTTAGATTCTTTACTTAAAAGCATTGTAAAAAATACTTTTGTTCCTTATAGACTTTTAATAGCAAATGATAAGAGTACGGATCCCAGTATATCCAAATATTTAGCAGATTTTGAAAATAATAATCCAAATATAGACATTACTATTATTGAGAATGAAGAGAATTTAGGTTTTGTAAAGACAGTTAATAAACTTGCTAAGCTTACTAAAAATCATTTTGTTATTATAAATACAGATACTGAGGTACCACCACATTGGCTAGAACGAATGATATATCCAATAATAATAAAAAATAATATTGCAAGTGTAACTCCATTTACTAATGCAGGGACAATTTGTAGTTTTCCAAATTTTCTTGTTGACAATCCAATATTTGAGGGTATGGATGTTGCTACCTTAGATTCATACTTTCAATATGTAGATTTTGAAAAAAATTATGTTGAAATTCCAACAGCAGTTGGATTTTGTATGGCTGTAAATCGGAAAGTATATGAAAAGATTGGTCTTTTTGATGAAATATTTGGAAGAGGCTTCTATGAGGAAAATGATTGGTCTATGAGAGCAAGAAAGAATGGTTATAAACATGTGATAGCTACAAATCTTTTTGTTTATCACAAACATGGTGGTTCTTTCTTGTCAGAAGAAAAGAAAAAATTAAATGAAAGAAATAGTAAAATCATGCGTGAAAAACATCCTGAGTATTTTAAATTAGTTGAAGAATTTGTAAGAAAAGATCCCTTAAAAGATTTAAGAGAGAACTTAAGCAAACTTATACGTGAATCTGAATATAACAAAGCTGGAAAACCGACTGTATTTTACATAGGTCATTTGAGCGCAAAGTCTGGTGTAGGAGAAGCTGCTAGAGGTTATATTAAATCATTAGAACTTCTAGGTTTTCAAATAAAAAAATTTGATTTATCTGAAAAGGATTGGTTTAATAGACTTATTAAAGAATATATAACATATTATCCATCTTACGTTTTTGTTCATATGACAGCGAATGAGTTTCTTCATTTTTTAGAATATTCTTATTATAGAAGAAATTTTTTTGCTCGCATTAAAAAAATCTCTAATGTAATAGGAGTTTGGGCGTGGGAATCAAATGAGCCTACAAATGATTTTGTAAATGCAAGTCCATACTTTGATGAGATTTTTTCAATAAGCTCATATATGAAAGAAGCTTTACAAAAGTTAAATATTAATACTTCTGTTGTACCACATGTAGTAGAGTTACAAAGCATAAAAAGTGAAGAAATAGCTGTGTTAAAGGATATAAGAAAGAATTATAATTTTATAGTTGGCTATATGTGCGACTTAAATAGTTGGTCTTATAGAAAAAACCCTATTGGGGTTATAGAAGCGTTTATTAAAGCATTTAATAACAATGAAAATGTAGCTTTGATATTAAAAATTTCTGGTTGGGATAAACATACAACTGATATGTTAGAGATAAATAATAAAATTAAAAATAGCAAGAATATATATATAGTTAAAGAATATTGGACTGATGGACAAAAAAATTTTTTCTATGAAAATATAGATGTTTATTTAGCACTATTTCGTGCAGAAGGCTTTGGTCTCACCGTGGCAGAAGCAATGTTACATGGTGTTCCAGTTGTATGCACGAAATATTCTGGAGTTTTAGATTTTACAGATGAAAAAAGTGTTTTTTATGTAAATTATCAACTATCACCAATTCCGCAAGATTGGGGACCTTATAAAAAGGGTTGGTTATGGGCTAATCCAGATGTTGAAGAAGCATCGCAATTATTGGCTTATATATATAAAAATACAAATATCGCAAAGGTAAAAGCTAAAGAAGGGCAAGAAAAAATAAGAAAAATGTTATCAAAGCATAACATAGCTTCAATAATATATGCGACTCTATCAAAGTATAAATATAAACTCTTTAAGATAGATTAG
- a CDS encoding FkbM family methyltransferase gives MEISCRYGIFEIMSLNDLISKSLIEYGEWAQIEIDTLAKFIKPGDTVIDAGAYIGTHTIAFANIVGNSGRVIAFEPNPIAFRILENNCVRNSCSNVVLYPYALGNAEGQVSLFINTNNNVGGSCLLDVNKESNDRNHQIIVEQRRLDSILNDSLHFIKADVEGMELELLEGSENLIIKYKPVIFLELISLQNSVPILEWAKRFGYIVYGIISSAYNEKNYNSSTKNIFGEAKECGLLLIHLNKFYKYEDSLYILNLPKIETVDDLALLLLHKPQYPYEILSTSKAALKLGINYPSPKIGSLENELKLKDTNIKNLSNELTNKDSFIQELNSKMISLENKLESREVEIKSLSNELTNKDSFIEELNSKIISLENELISVLLSRSWRYTRPIRKILNRLRKIKKKVIGRTTGI, from the coding sequence ATGGAGATTAGCTGCCGTTATGGAATTTTTGAAATTATGTCTTTAAACGATTTGATATCTAAATCGCTTATAGAGTATGGAGAATGGGCACAAATAGAAATAGATACCCTTGCTAAGTTTATTAAACCAGGAGATACAGTAATAGATGCAGGTGCATACATTGGTACGCATACAATAGCATTTGCTAATATAGTTGGCAATAGTGGCAGGGTAATTGCATTTGAACCAAATCCTATAGCTTTTAGAATATTAGAAAATAATTGTGTACGAAATTCATGCAGTAATGTTGTATTATATCCATATGCATTAGGAAATGCTGAAGGGCAGGTTAGTTTATTTATTAATACAAATAACAATGTAGGTGGAAGTTGCTTGTTAGATGTTAATAAAGAAAGTAATGACAGAAATCATCAAATTATTGTTGAACAACGGCGACTTGATTCTATTTTAAACGATTCACTCCATTTTATTAAAGCGGACGTAGAAGGTATGGAACTTGAATTGTTAGAGGGCAGCGAAAATTTAATAATTAAGTATAAACCTGTAATTTTTCTTGAGTTAATTAGTCTACAAAATTCTGTACCTATACTTGAATGGGCTAAAAGATTTGGTTATATAGTTTATGGTATTATAAGTTCTGCATATAACGAGAAAAATTATAATTCATCTACCAAAAACATATTTGGGGAGGCAAAAGAATGCGGACTTTTATTGATTCATTTAAATAAGTTCTATAAATACGAGGATAGTTTGTATATTCTCAATCTTCCCAAAATAGAAACAGTTGATGATTTAGCATTACTTTTACTACACAAACCTCAATATCCTTACGAAATATTGAGTACATCGAAAGCGGCTTTAAAATTGGGTATCAATTATCCTTCTCCTAAAATTGGTTCTTTAGAAAATGAATTAAAATTAAAAGATACAAATATCAAAAATCTAAGCAATGAGCTCACCAACAAAGACTCATTTATTCAAGAGCTAAACTCGAAGATGATCTCATTAGAGAACAAATTAGAATCAAGAGAGGTTGAAATCAAAAGTCTAAGCAATGAGCTCACCAACAAAGACTCATTTATTGAAGAACTAAACTCTAAGATTATTTCTTTAGAGAACGAATTAATTTCTGTTTTACTCAGCAGAAGTTGGCGCTATACAAGACCCATAAGAAAGATCTTAAATAGATTAAGGAAAATAAAGAAAAAAGTAATAGGAAGGACGACAGGAATATGA
- a CDS encoding ABC transporter ATP-binding protein, whose protein sequence is MYAIEVDNVTKIFKIHRGKPTTLKDRLILKNRSLIEEFVPLNNVSLKVKKGESIGIIGENGSGKSTLLKLISKIIYPDNGKIITRGKVSSLIELGAGFHPDFTGRENIYVNASIFGFTKREIDKKIDDIISFSELEEFIDTPVRTYSSGMYMRLAFSVAINIDPDIFLIDEILAVGDEHFQRKCFNKLSEFKKKGVTIVIVSHDLGSIEKLCDKAVWIDKGIVKEEGSPRDVIRSYLDFSTERDNKKDMNISVKAETNAAEDNIIGTGEVRITKVKLIDADGREKNTFRTGEEAIIKISYKCNSDVGNDVVFGMAVYNSNGLNCFGTNTHLDNINIKELKSEGEVMFRIKELNLLDGEYFLDVSCHRISGELYDYKKSVLTFNTYSTIKEVGIFRLDHEWQIL, encoded by the coding sequence ATGTATGCTATCGAAGTAGATAATGTAACAAAGATTTTTAAGATTCATAGGGGCAAGCCAACTACATTAAAAGACAGGCTTATTTTAAAGAACAGGAGTTTAATCGAGGAATTTGTGCCTTTAAATAACGTTTCTTTAAAAGTTAAAAAAGGAGAATCAATTGGTATAATTGGAGAAAATGGTTCTGGGAAAAGTACCCTCCTTAAGCTAATTTCTAAGATTATATATCCGGACAATGGAAAGATCATAACAAGAGGTAAAGTATCGAGTCTTATTGAATTAGGAGCAGGTTTTCATCCTGATTTTACAGGGAGGGAAAACATATATGTAAATGCGTCTATTTTTGGCTTTACAAAGAGAGAAATTGATAAAAAAATTGATGATATTATATCTTTTTCTGAATTAGAGGAATTTATTGATACGCCTGTAAGGACATATTCATCAGGTATGTATATGAGGCTTGCATTTTCAGTTGCAATAAATATTGACCCTGATATATTTTTAATTGATGAGATATTAGCGGTTGGAGATGAGCATTTCCAAAGAAAATGCTTTAACAAACTAAGTGAGTTTAAAAAAAAAGGTGTTACTATTGTTATTGTGTCACATGATTTAGGTTCGATTGAAAAATTATGTGATAAAGCTGTTTGGATAGATAAAGGTATTGTAAAGGAAGAGGGGTCTCCGCGGGATGTCATAAGGTCATATCTTGATTTTTCCACGGAAAGGGATAATAAAAAAGATATGAATATTAGTGTAAAAGCTGAAACAAATGCCGCAGAGGATAATATAATTGGGACAGGTGAAGTTAGAATTACAAAAGTTAAGCTTATCGATGCAGATGGCAGAGAAAAAAACACTTTTAGAACAGGAGAAGAAGCTATAATTAAAATATCTTACAAATGTAATTCGGACGTAGGGAATGATGTGGTATTTGGGATGGCAGTATACAACAGCAATGGGTTAAACTGTTTTGGCACTAATACGCACCTTGACAATATAAATATTAAAGAATTGAAAAGTGAAGGTGAAGTAATGTTTCGAATAAAAGAATTAAATCTTCTCGATGGTGAATATTTTCTTGATGTTTCATGCCATAGAATTAGTGGTGAACTTTATGACTACAAAAAATCAGTATTAACTTTTAATACATACTCAACAATAAAAGAAGTTGGAATATTTAGGCTGGACCATGAATGGCAAATATTATAG
- a CDS encoding ABC transporter permease: MMTTLRELYEYREMLFSMVKKDLRTRYRGSFLGFLWTFINPLLQLVVYSIVFSTIMRMNIYNFAMFLFVALLPWIFFSTSITQSTTTIMANSNLVKKIYFPRIILPISVALTGFINMIFGFIIVFIVLFIFKIHLSSSIVLLPIVMINELLFVVGLSIIFSALNVFFRDLEHILGIVTMAWFYLTPIVFPINLVPDKYLKLFFLNPMTSIILPYRDILYYGLWPSKKSLLLIFLMGICFNVFAFILFDRLQRRFAEEI, encoded by the coding sequence ATGATGACAACATTGAGAGAACTATACGAATATAGAGAAATGCTTTTTAGCATGGTAAAGAAAGATTTAAGGACAAGATATAGAGGCTCTTTTTTAGGTTTTTTGTGGACATTTATTAATCCTTTGCTGCAACTTGTAGTATATTCAATAGTTTTTTCTACAATTATGAGGATGAATATATATAATTTTGCTATGTTTTTATTTGTAGCACTACTACCGTGGATATTTTTTTCAACTTCAATTACACAGAGTACTACAACTATTATGGCAAATAGCAATCTTGTCAAAAAAATATATTTCCCGAGGATTATATTGCCTATATCTGTTGCACTTACTGGTTTTATAAACATGATATTTGGCTTTATTATAGTATTTATAGTGCTTTTTATTTTTAAAATTCATCTTTCATCTTCTATAGTACTGCTGCCGATAGTAATGATAAATGAATTATTGTTTGTAGTAGGATTGAGTATTATTTTTTCTGCTCTAAATGTGTTTTTTAGAGACCTTGAGCATATATTGGGAATTGTAACAATGGCATGGTTCTATTTAACGCCTATTGTTTTTCCTATTAATTTAGTACCAGATAAATATTTAAAACTGTTTTTTTTAAATCCTATGACTTCGATTATTTTACCTTACAGAGATATTCTTTATTATGGACTCTGGCCAAGTAAAAAGTCTTTGCTTTTGATTTTTTTGATGGGTATATGTTTTAATGTTTTTGCATTTATTTTGTTTGATAGACTTCAAAGAAGATTTGCGGAGGAAATATAA
- a CDS encoding Nramp family divalent metal transporter encodes MKKFFNGKHEPKFMALDFFKYIGPGLLVTVGFIDPGNWASNVAAGSDYGYKLLWIVTLSTIMLIILQHNAAHLGIVTGYCMSEAANKYLKPHISKISLISAVFASISTALAEILGAAIALNMLFKIPIKIGSLLTLILVSWMLYTNSYRKLEKWIIGFVSVIGISFIFELSLVHIKWSEALVGWVRPDFPYGSMPVIMSVLGAVVMPHNLFLHSEIIQSRQWNIQDEHIMVRQLNYEFFDTLFSMIIGWAINSAMILVAASTFFINNVHVTELEQAQHLLKPLLGNASAIVFALALLLSGISSSVTAGMAGGSIFAGLYDEPYDIRDSHTKTGVAITYIFAVLIILFIKNPFEGLVYSQMFLSIQLPITIFLLIYLTSSKRIMGKFANTLFYRILLWTIGIIVSILNIMLLLSYIK; translated from the coding sequence ATGAAAAAATTCTTTAACGGTAAACATGAACCGAAATTTATGGCACTCGACTTTTTTAAATATATAGGACCGGGACTTTTAGTTACTGTCGGCTTTATTGATCCCGGCAATTGGGCGTCAAATGTTGCTGCAGGATCAGACTACGGCTACAAATTGTTGTGGATAGTGACTCTTTCTACTATTATGCTTATTATACTTCAGCACAATGCAGCACATCTCGGAATCGTTACAGGCTACTGCATGTCTGAGGCTGCAAATAAATATTTAAAGCCGCACATATCAAAAATATCGCTTATTTCAGCGGTTTTTGCCTCTATATCGACAGCACTTGCAGAGATCCTCGGTGCGGCAATAGCTCTCAATATGCTGTTTAAAATACCTATAAAAATTGGAAGTTTACTTACGCTTATCCTTGTATCGTGGATGCTTTATACAAACTCATATAGAAAGCTTGAGAAGTGGATTATTGGATTTGTATCGGTTATAGGTATTTCTTTCATATTTGAGTTGTCTTTAGTCCATATAAAATGGAGCGAAGCTTTAGTAGGATGGGTAAGACCTGATTTTCCGTATGGGTCGATGCCAGTTATAATGAGCGTACTTGGTGCTGTCGTGATGCCGCATAATCTTTTTTTACATTCAGAGATTATACAGAGCAGGCAGTGGAATATACAGGATGAGCACATCATGGTAAGACAGCTTAACTATGAGTTTTTTGATACGCTGTTTTCAATGATTATAGGATGGGCAATAAACAGCGCAATGATACTTGTTGCAGCGTCAACTTTTTTTATCAACAATGTGCATGTTACAGAGCTTGAACAGGCGCAGCATTTGCTAAAGCCTCTTCTTGGAAATGCATCGGCAATTGTTTTTGCACTGGCTCTTCTTTTATCTGGTATTTCTTCATCTGTCACAGCTGGAATGGCAGGAGGCAGTATTTTTGCCGGGCTTTATGATGAGCCGTACGATATTAGAGACAGCCATACAAAGACTGGAGTTGCTATTACATATATTTTCGCAGTACTTATTATACTTTTTATAAAAAATCCGTTTGAGGGACTTGTTTATTCACAGATGTTTTTAAGTATACAGCTTCCTATTACAATTTTCCTTCTTATATATCTGACCTCTTCAAAGAGGATAATGGGAAAGTTTGCAAACACGCTATTTTATAGAATTCTTCTATGGACGATAGGGATTATTGTGTCGATTCTAAACATTATGCTTTTATTAAGCTATATCAAATAA
- a CDS encoding acyl-CoA dehydratase activase: MIIGYICKYTPIKLLESMGIECVRIEPAYIDNGIAEAHMHPNVCTYVKGVLTEVFKGGYDGIILVNCCDSVMRLYDVMKNAEKDKMIYMLDLPRKSGDQSVAMYASEIRKLIQTFTDFYGKKFNAHDFIRYISTEQENAGQFNMPKGNEGIRLAIMGARCNSSLIDLLKKAGADEVLNYTCTGDLLNYMPLPDFSAREQDIIEWYAGSLIRSIPCMRMADIDRRRDMLKDIMANVNGIVYHTIKFCEFYSYEYSYIKDNYRFPILKIETDFTQGSEGQLITRIGAFVESLKGSNNKAERPSHGTRKTIVAGIDSGSLSTDVVILDEDCNILSYSIVPTGASIVDSANKAFSQSLKRAGIAPQDVSFIVSTGYGRINIPFANKQVTEITCHGKGAYFLNSNIRTIIDIGGQDSKVIRLDEDGNVVDFVMNDRCSAGTGRFLEVMAKALEIPLEKMGEEAEKATEDINITSICTVFAESEVISLIAQNKKRADIIKGLHNSVASKTIGLLDRLGRKGAYMMTGGVAKNRGVVDAIEQRIGNKVHIPAEPQMVGALGAAILALQEIKVKQVK; this comes from the coding sequence ATGATCATAGGATATATATGTAAATATACACCTATAAAGCTTTTGGAGAGCATGGGTATTGAATGTGTGCGCATTGAGCCAGCATATATTGATAATGGTATAGCCGAAGCCCATATGCATCCCAATGTGTGTACATACGTAAAGGGAGTGCTGACAGAAGTATTTAAGGGGGGATATGATGGCATAATCCTTGTAAACTGCTGTGATAGCGTAATGCGGTTGTATGATGTCATGAAAAACGCAGAAAAGGACAAAATGATATATATGCTGGATTTACCGAGGAAAAGCGGAGACCAGTCAGTGGCCATGTATGCCTCCGAAATAAGAAAACTTATTCAGACATTTACAGATTTCTATGGGAAAAAATTTAATGCTCATGATTTTATAAGATATATATCGACAGAGCAGGAAAATGCCGGGCAATTTAATATGCCCAAGGGAAACGAGGGTATAAGGCTGGCTATAATGGGAGCCAGATGCAATTCTTCTCTTATTGATTTGCTTAAAAAGGCAGGGGCAGATGAGGTGTTAAATTATACATGTACTGGGGATTTATTAAATTATATGCCGCTTCCTGATTTCTCAGCACGTGAGCAGGACATAATAGAGTGGTATGCTGGAAGCCTTATCCGCTCTATACCATGTATGCGCATGGCAGATATTGATAGAAGACGTGATATGTTGAAGGATATAATGGCAAACGTTAATGGAATTGTGTATCATACTATAAAATTTTGTGAGTTCTATTCATATGAGTATTCGTATATAAAGGACAATTATCGTTTTCCCATCTTAAAGATAGAGACCGATTTTACCCAGGGCAGTGAAGGACAACTTATAACAAGGATTGGTGCCTTTGTGGAATCATTGAAGGGTAGCAATAATAAGGCAGAGAGACCTTCACATGGAACTAGGAAAACTATAGTTGCCGGCATAGACAGCGGGTCTTTGTCAACCGACGTTGTTATACTGGATGAAGACTGTAATATACTGTCATATAGCATTGTACCAACTGGTGCATCTATAGTGGATAGTGCTAACAAGGCCTTTTCACAATCTCTTAAAAGAGCTGGGATTGCTCCACAAGATGTTTCGTTCATCGTATCTACTGGATATGGGCGCATTAATATCCCTTTTGCCAATAAACAGGTAACAGAGATAACTTGCCACGGCAAGGGAGCCTATTTCTTAAATAGCAATATAAGGACTATCATTGATATAGGCGGTCAGGATAGTAAGGTTATAAGACTGGATGAAGATGGCAATGTGGTGGATTTTGTAATGAATGATAGGTGTTCGGCAGGTACTGGACGATTTTTGGAAGTTATGGCAAAGGCCCTTGAAATTCCACTGGAAAAGATGGGAGAAGAAGCTGAAAAGGCGACGGAAGACATAAATATTACAAGCATATGCACGGTTTTTGCAGAGTCGGAGGTTATATCCCTTATTGCACAGAATAAAAAAAGGGCAGATATAATAAAGGGATTGCACAATTCAGTGGCCAGCAAAACAATTGGCTTGCTTGACAGGCTTGGCAGGAAGGGTGCCTATATGATGACAGGTGGAGTGGCAAAAAATAGAGGTGTGGTAGATGCAATAGAGCAGCGAATAGGGAACAAAGTACATATTCCTGCGGAGCCACAGATGGTAGGAGCTTTGGGAGCAGCCATTTTGGCGCTACAGGAAATTAAGGTGAAACAAGTTAAGTAA
- a CDS encoding 2-hydroxyacyl-CoA dehydratase family protein encodes MDLVDTYARWIKKNVDNPEMVRKLIILGLKAEHAYFSLFKDKKVPRSFNYLNKIGVEFILNPLIYRNQSAWVNLFAPTEILHAMDIYPLCIEAFSSFLVGFHCEDVYVDYAQRFGISDTLCSYHKGFIGAALTGLLPKPKFMITSSMLCDANISTFRYLSWYHHIPMYSIDVPLEYSQQSISYLEKQLREMVKMLEEATGKKMDEDKLKDVIKRENKIHAHMNRYIDALRYKCHPTTLTLEMYMLFINHTFMGTQPTLNFYEMLTNELNSFPHSKAKRVFWVHIVPFYPYALKQYFNYSHRYEILGLDLNFDYLEEMDYENPYRALARKMLLNNNNGPYQRKVDSIMSIVDRLQPDDIIHFCQWGCKQSVGGMMLLKKALDERGIPFLALDGDGADRRNHHEGQINTRLEAFLEMLDK; translated from the coding sequence ATGGATTTAGTAGATACCTATGCAAGATGGATAAAGAAGAATGTAGATAACCCAGAGATGGTCAGAAAGCTTATTATATTAGGTTTGAAGGCAGAACATGCCTACTTTTCTCTATTTAAAGACAAAAAAGTGCCAAGGTCGTTTAACTACCTAAATAAGATAGGTGTGGAGTTTATATTAAATCCTTTGATATATAGAAATCAGTCAGCATGGGTCAATTTGTTTGCTCCCACCGAAATACTTCATGCTATGGACATATACCCTTTGTGTATAGAGGCCTTTTCTTCTTTCCTTGTTGGTTTTCACTGTGAAGATGTATATGTAGACTATGCCCAACGGTTCGGGATATCTGATACCCTTTGTAGCTATCATAAGGGATTTATAGGAGCTGCTTTAACCGGTCTTTTGCCAAAACCTAAGTTTATGATTACATCATCAATGCTGTGCGATGCCAATATAAGTACATTCAGATATCTTTCATGGTATCACCATATACCCATGTATTCCATAGATGTGCCGCTTGAATATAGCCAACAGAGCATTAGCTATTTAGAAAAACAGCTTAGGGAAATGGTGAAGATGCTGGAAGAGGCAACAGGTAAAAAGATGGATGAGGATAAACTGAAGGATGTAATAAAAAGGGAGAATAAGATTCACGCACATATGAATAGATATATTGATGCTTTGAGGTATAAATGCCATCCTACCACCTTGACGTTAGAGATGTATATGTTGTTTATCAATCATACATTTATGGGGACTCAACCAACATTGAATTTTTATGAGATGTTGACAAATGAGCTGAATAGCTTTCCACACAGCAAAGCAAAGAGGGTATTTTGGGTGCACATCGTGCCTTTTTATCCATATGCATTAAAGCAGTATTTTAATTACAGCCATAGGTATGAAATTTTGGGACTTGACCTGAATTTTGATTATTTAGAGGAGATGGATTATGAAAACCCGTACAGGGCATTGGCCAGAAAAATGCTTCTTAATAATAACAATGGGCCTTATCAAAGGAAAGTGGACAGCATAATGAGCATAGTTGACAGGCTGCAACCTGACGATATAATACATTTTTGTCAGTGGGGATGTAAGCAGTCTGTAGGAGGAATGATGCTGCTTAAAAAGGCGCTGGATGAAAGGGGCATACCTTTTCTTGCTTTGGATGGCGATGGAGCGGATCGGCGCAACCATCATGAAGGACAGATAAATACCAGGTTGGAAGCTTTTTTGGAGATGTTAGATAAGTAA
- a CDS encoding GNAT family N-acetyltransferase, with protein sequence MNIKIREALFNDYKSISTLIKEVHSLHVKNRPDVYADVENPFTEERFKEILNDDKGKIFVVEDSNNEIIAYSIVEIMTTRNIPILKERKFVYIDDLCVSSTHRRKGVGRMLFKHIVDYAKKSGADALELTVWEFNSDAIKFYEGLGMTTKNRRMELKI encoded by the coding sequence ATGAATATAAAAATAAGAGAAGCATTATTTAATGATTATAAATCAATAAGTACTCTCATTAAAGAAGTACATAGTCTACATGTTAAAAATAGGCCGGATGTGTATGCTGATGTGGAGAATCCTTTTACAGAAGAAAGGTTTAAGGAGATATTAAATGACGATAAAGGGAAGATTTTTGTCGTAGAAGATAGTAATAATGAAATAATAGCTTACAGCATTGTAGAAATAATGACTACGAGAAATATTCCAATTCTTAAAGAGAGAAAATTTGTCTATATAGATGATTTATGTGTTAGTTCCACTCATAGAAGAAAAGGCGTGGGGAGAATGCTATTTAAGCATATTGTTGATTATGCAAAAAAATCAGGTGCAGATGCTCTTGAATTAACTGTATGGGAATTTAACAGCGATGCGATTAAGTTTTACGAAGGATTGGGTATGACGACAAAAAACAGAAGAATGGAATTGAAGATTTAA